In one window of Candidatus Scalindua sp. DNA:
- a CDS encoding DNA adenine methylase, protein MNYPGGKGGVFQKLINLMPPHDVYIETHLGGGAVIRNKRPARSNFGIEIDSEVVEMWTNMHPIGFELVHDDAINYLNNYHFTGKELVYCDPPYLRETRKKYGRLYKYDYSRAQHIELLEVLKTLPCMVMISGYESTLYKESLRSWQTHSFQAVCHHGVATEWLWMN, encoded by the coding sequence ATGAATTATCCAGGCGGCAAAGGAGGTGTATTCCAAAAGTTAATCAATCTTATGCCACCCCATGATGTCTACATAGAGACTCATTTGGGTGGTGGCGCTGTTATACGGAACAAACGACCTGCCAGGAGTAATTTTGGGATAGAAATTGACTCGGAAGTTGTTGAGATGTGGACAAATATGCATCCAATAGGTTTTGAACTGGTCCATGATGACGCAATTAATTATCTGAATAATTATCATTTCACAGGAAAAGAACTGGTATATTGTGACCCACCATATCTTCGCGAGACAAGGAAAAAGTATGGACGGCTATATAAATATGACTATAGCCGTGCGCAGCACATCGAACTTTTGGAAGTTTTGAAAACTCTTCCCTGCATGGTGATGATATCCGGTTACGAGTCAACCTTATACAAAGAATCATTGCGTAGCTGGCAGACACATTCTTTTCAGGCCGTCTGTCATCATGGCGTAGCAACGGAGTGGTTATGGATGAACTAG
- a CDS encoding cyclic 2,3-diphosphoglycerate synthase: protein MKRKKVIIMGAAGRDFHNFNVFFKNNEPYEVVAFTATQIPNIVDRRYPKDLAGELYPDGIPIHDENELTHLIKKYDVKEVVFSYSDVSHENVMHKASLVQASGASFVIMGANQTMLKSKLPVIAICAVRTGCGKSAATRRVCQFLKEMGKKIVVIRHPMPYGDLVKQRVQRFETSEDLVAHECTIEEIEEYEPHIEEKTVVYAGVDYEAILKEAEKEADIIVWDGGNNDLPFLQPDIFITLVDPHRPGHEVTFYPGETNLILADIIIISKEDSASDEDIQTVRENIKKMNPKASIIDATLHISVEDSEKIKGRRVLAVEDGPTVTHGGMPYGAAVIAARRYEALMLVDPRPSATGSIQDTFRKYPDIGTLLPAMGYGQKQILELEETINNTDCEIVLLGTPIDLRRRMKINKPVMRAKYEFQELGSPRLKRIIKEFITR from the coding sequence ATGAAGAGGAAAAAAGTCATTATAATGGGCGCTGCGGGAAGAGACTTTCACAATTTCAACGTTTTTTTCAAAAATAATGAACCATATGAGGTTGTCGCTTTCACAGCAACACAAATACCAAACATCGTCGATAGAAGATATCCCAAAGACCTCGCAGGAGAATTATATCCAGATGGTATTCCCATCCACGACGAAAATGAGCTGACCCATCTTATCAAGAAATATGATGTTAAAGAGGTTGTCTTCTCTTACAGCGATGTTTCACACGAAAATGTAATGCATAAGGCAAGTCTTGTTCAGGCTTCGGGCGCCAGTTTTGTTATTATGGGCGCTAACCAAACAATGCTGAAGAGCAAGCTGCCTGTTATTGCAATTTGTGCTGTCAGAACAGGATGCGGAAAGAGCGCAGCCACAAGAAGAGTCTGCCAGTTTTTAAAAGAAATGGGGAAAAAGATTGTTGTCATTCGCCACCCCATGCCATATGGGGATTTGGTAAAGCAGAGAGTGCAACGCTTTGAAACCTCTGAAGACCTTGTTGCTCATGAGTGTACTATTGAAGAGATTGAGGAGTACGAACCTCATATTGAAGAGAAAACGGTTGTGTACGCCGGGGTTGATTACGAGGCCATCTTAAAAGAGGCGGAAAAGGAAGCAGACATAATCGTCTGGGATGGAGGGAACAACGATTTACCTTTTCTTCAACCTGATATTTTTATAACCCTTGTTGATCCACATCGTCCGGGACACGAGGTAACCTTCTATCCCGGCGAAACCAATCTCATACTCGCAGACATCATAATCATCAGCAAAGAAGATTCTGCCAGTGATGAGGACATACAGACCGTTAGAGAAAATATTAAAAAAATGAATCCTAAAGCATCCATAATCGATGCAACCTTACACATCTCCGTTGAAGATTCCGAAAAGATTAAAGGCCGCAGGGTCCTTGCTGTCGAAGATGGACCAACGGTTACTCACGGGGGAATGCCTTATGGCGCTGCCGTCATAGCTGCGAGAAGATACGAAGCTCTTATGCTTGTGGATCCGAGACCCTCTGCCACGGGAAGCATACAGGATACCTTCAGAAAGTATCCTGATATCGGCACTCTGCTGCCGGCAATGGGCTACGGACAAAAGCAGATTCTTGAACTTGAAGAAACCATTAATAATACTGATTGTGAAATCGTTCTCTTGGGAACTCCTATCGATCTAAGGAGAAGAATGAAGATAAACAAACCCGTTATGAGGGCAAAGTATGAGTTTCAGGAACTCGGCAGCCCGAGGTTGAAGAGGATAATAAAAGAGTTTATTACGAGATAG
- the arcC gene encoding carbamate kinase: MARKRKKIAVVALGGNALILPGEKGTIQEQFFNTQKSIEGIVHCIKRGFDVVITHGNGPQVGNLLLMVELSRGKVPELPLGVCVADTEGAIGYMIQQALINQLRKECIKKCVVTILTQVIVDKDDIAFKNPTKPIGSFFSKEEAGIFCREKGWKMVEDSNRGYRRVVASPNPLKIVEEESIRRLLDSGEIVIAVGGGGIPVIIGEDGSLEGVDVVIDKDLASYVLARDIKANYLFMLTGVEKVYLNFGKSSQKPLDTITREEAERYMKENHFPEGSMLPKIQAAINFLKGGGETVFITAIDKVKESIMGQTGTRIIP, translated from the coding sequence ATGGCAAGGAAAAGAAAAAAAATTGCGGTAGTCGCTTTAGGTGGTAATGCTCTTATACTACCAGGTGAAAAAGGGACAATACAGGAGCAGTTTTTCAATACACAGAAAAGTATTGAAGGCATAGTGCATTGTATAAAAAGGGGATTTGATGTCGTAATAACTCATGGAAATGGCCCTCAGGTTGGAAACTTGTTATTGATGGTTGAATTAAGTCGAGGCAAAGTACCCGAACTCCCTTTAGGAGTCTGTGTAGCAGATACCGAAGGTGCGATTGGTTATATGATTCAGCAGGCGCTTATAAATCAGCTGAGGAAAGAGTGCATAAAAAAATGTGTTGTTACAATTTTAACCCAGGTAATAGTTGATAAAGACGACATCGCTTTTAAAAACCCGACAAAACCGATTGGCTCTTTCTTCTCAAAAGAGGAGGCAGGAATTTTCTGCAGGGAAAAGGGTTGGAAGATGGTTGAAGATAGCAACAGGGGGTATCGAAGGGTTGTTGCTTCACCTAATCCACTCAAGATTGTAGAAGAAGAATCCATCAGGAGACTTTTAGATTCGGGAGAAATCGTTATTGCAGTTGGAGGCGGCGGCATACCCGTAATCATTGGGGAAGATGGTTCCCTGGAGGGGGTGGATGTTGTTATAGACAAGGATCTTGCTTCGTATGTTCTCGCACGTGATATAAAGGCCAATTACTTGTTTATGCTTACAGGTGTGGAGAAGGTTTATCTCAACTTTGGTAAATCCAGCCAGAAACCACTCGATACAATCACCAGAGAGGAGGCTGAAAGATATATGAAGGAAAATCATTTCCCCGAAGGAAGCATGCTGCCTAAAATTCAGGCAGCCATTAACTTCTTAAAAGGGGGTGGTGAAACAGTGTTTATTACGGCCATAGATAAGGTCAAAGAGTCTATTATGGGCCAGACAGGCACTAGAATTATTCCATAA
- the era gene encoding GTPase Era, whose amino-acid sequence MTEEVPHKFKSGFVTMWGRPNVGKSTLLNTLVGEKVAIVTPRPQTTRNRVMGICEMEEGQIVFLDTPGILKKPKQKLDEYLVKSARTCLRDADVVLFVVDATTQPHGDDRRAAKLLRPINKNILLVVNKIDISDLSHLEERIDQFRQLGNFAGGVAVSATARINIKMLVDKILDLLPENPAYYPEGTITDQQEKLSVSEIIREQTLLVVRQEVPHGVAVVINELTPRSKKLTYISATIFVEKPTHKQIIVGEKGTMLKEIGKASRENIQKLLDTKVYLDLWVKLVKNWRKDENALRRFGYK is encoded by the coding sequence ATGACTGAAGAGGTACCGCACAAATTTAAATCTGGATTTGTAACAATGTGGGGAAGACCGAATGTCGGCAAGTCAACACTGCTTAATACGCTCGTTGGTGAAAAAGTTGCAATTGTTACACCAAGGCCTCAAACCACGCGTAATAGAGTAATGGGCATTTGTGAGATGGAGGAGGGGCAGATTGTCTTTTTAGACACCCCTGGGATTCTAAAAAAACCAAAGCAAAAACTAGACGAATACCTGGTAAAATCAGCTCGCACCTGTCTGAGGGATGCTGACGTAGTATTGTTTGTCGTGGACGCTACAACTCAGCCCCACGGTGACGATAGACGGGCAGCAAAATTATTACGCCCTATTAACAAGAACATCCTGCTGGTTGTTAACAAGATAGATATTTCAGACCTTTCCCACCTTGAAGAGCGTATAGATCAATTCAGACAGCTTGGTAACTTTGCGGGTGGTGTTGCTGTTTCAGCTACAGCCCGGATAAACATTAAGATGCTGGTCGATAAGATACTGGATCTATTGCCTGAAAATCCTGCATACTATCCGGAAGGAACCATCACAGACCAACAAGAGAAATTGTCAGTTTCAGAGATTATTCGTGAACAGACGTTACTCGTAGTAAGGCAGGAAGTCCCCCATGGTGTAGCTGTCGTAATAAACGAATTGACTCCAAGAAGCAAAAAACTCACTTACATTTCTGCAACCATATTTGTAGAAAAACCTACTCATAAACAGATTATTGTTGGTGAAAAGGGCACTATGTTAAAAGAGATAGGGAAGGCATCACGAGAAAATATCCAAAAGTTATTAGACACAAAAGTCTATCTGGATCTCTGGGTTAAACTTGTGAAAAATTGGAGGAAAGATGAGAACGCATTGCGACGTTTTGGGTATAAATGA
- the sppA gene encoding signal peptide peptidase SppA codes for MEIERDSMKSPEKRGRTGFWISTALAIFFFLCCIALFFSLMVVFVIKGALSPSEEEKSTKKLAEVVVEGSGEDKIVIIPIKGVITAQSTKNMLLETPSLVEDVKKQLDQAREDTRVKAVILDIDSPGGGITASDILYKEVLAFKEITEKKVLVIMRDVAASGAYYISAAADRIIAHPTTITGSIGVIMPLVNVADLAKKYGIAVTSIKSGDMKDIGSPFKEMSEEERRVLRDIVDEMYTRFLQIISDGRSMKIEDVRKLADGRIFTGSHAVENGLVDQLGYLEDTISAAKEMSGLEEAKVIRYKRMFNLSELFAVTMNKLSGHHSITFDLYPMAGEDNFPRLMYLWTGYPQDY; via the coding sequence TTGGAAATTGAGCGAGATAGTATGAAGAGCCCGGAAAAAAGAGGGAGAACCGGCTTCTGGATTTCAACGGCACTTGCAATCTTCTTTTTTTTGTGTTGCATAGCCTTGTTTTTTTCACTTATGGTGGTTTTTGTCATAAAGGGGGCATTATCTCCAAGTGAGGAAGAAAAGAGCACTAAGAAACTTGCGGAAGTGGTTGTAGAAGGTTCAGGAGAGGATAAGATTGTAATCATTCCCATAAAGGGAGTGATTACCGCCCAATCAACCAAAAACATGCTCCTGGAAACACCGAGTTTGGTTGAAGACGTGAAAAAACAGCTTGATCAGGCACGTGAAGATACCAGGGTTAAGGCCGTAATACTGGATATCGACAGCCCCGGTGGTGGAATAACGGCAAGCGATATTCTCTATAAAGAGGTTTTGGCTTTTAAAGAAATAACAGAGAAAAAGGTTCTTGTCATCATGCGGGATGTAGCGGCATCGGGAGCGTATTACATATCAGCTGCTGCAGACAGGATCATCGCTCATCCTACAACCATTACAGGGAGCATCGGAGTAATTATGCCTCTGGTTAATGTTGCAGATCTGGCAAAGAAATACGGAATTGCGGTTACGTCGATTAAGTCGGGGGATATGAAGGACATCGGTTCACCTTTCAAGGAGATGTCAGAGGAGGAACGGAGGGTTCTGCGTGACATAGTAGATGAGATGTATACCAGGTTTCTGCAGATAATATCCGATGGCAGGAGTATGAAGATTGAAGATGTGAGGAAACTCGCAGACGGGAGGATTTTTACCGGAAGTCATGCTGTTGAGAATGGATTAGTCGATCAATTGGGTTATCTTGAGGATACCATCTCCGCTGCCAAAGAAATGTCGGGACTGGAGGAGGCAAAAGTTATCAGGTATAAGAGGATGTTCAACCTGTCAGAGCTTTTTGCTGTTACCATGAATAAGCTCTCCGGTCATCACAGCATTACGTTTGACCTGTATCCCATGGCAGGAGAAGATAATTTTCCGAGACTGATGTATTTATGGACTGGATACCCGCAGGATTATTAA
- a CDS encoding UbiX family flavin prenyltransferase — protein MKNVVVAITGASGVVYGQRLLQVLCDKPYYIHLIVSEAAIKVIQHELGISLDQGDFDISKFIGREKAHVTHYNVEDIAAPISSGTFETEAMIIVPCSMNTLCSIAYGISSNLVQRVASVNLKEERKLVVVPRETPLTSIHLEGMLKLSQARACILPAMPGYYSHPKTIEEQIDFIVGKILASVGIEHMPFREKGYKG, from the coding sequence ATGAAAAACGTTGTTGTGGCCATTACGGGAGCGAGCGGTGTTGTGTATGGACAGCGCCTTTTACAGGTGTTATGTGATAAACCTTATTATATACACCTGATCGTTTCAGAAGCCGCCATAAAAGTGATACAACACGAATTAGGTATTTCATTGGATCAGGGTGATTTCGATATCAGCAAATTCATCGGTCGGGAAAAAGCTCATGTTACCCATTATAATGTGGAAGATATTGCTGCTCCCATTTCAAGTGGTACATTCGAAACTGAGGCAATGATTATTGTGCCATGCAGCATGAATACTCTCTGTTCCATTGCGTATGGTATTTCGTCTAATCTTGTTCAGCGAGTTGCAAGTGTCAACTTAAAGGAAGAGCGAAAATTGGTTGTTGTGCCCCGTGAAACACCCTTGACATCTATTCATCTTGAAGGAATGCTGAAGTTATCTCAGGCGCGGGCCTGTATATTGCCGGCAATGCCTGGCTACTACTCTCACCCGAAAACCATTGAAGAACAAATTGACTTTATCGTAGGCAAGATCCTTGCTTCGGTCGGCATAGAGCATATGCCTTTTAGGGAAAAAGGATACAAAGGGTGA
- a CDS encoding CPBP family intramembrane metalloprotease, giving the protein MNNYFIRSKNLQESFLFILPLLVLYEIGIILYGSEVKNAADVFVKSPLAVFGKDAALIFNSLVVFFSFCSLFYIEKRNRFNCRIFIPMFLESIIYAFLLGYGLLFLVYRFLPLASTGIGTKGLAGGIIISLGAGVYEEIFFRLLLLSGLCFIFIKAGRLSHFLGTFLGIAVSAAVFSAMHYIGATSDCFSTHSFLFRFMAGIILATIFAVRGLGIVVYTHAVYDVLVVLRVNT; this is encoded by the coding sequence ATGAATAATTATTTTATCCGTTCCAAAAATCTGCAAGAAAGTTTTCTTTTTATCCTGCCCCTGCTGGTTCTTTACGAAATAGGAATAATCCTGTATGGTTCTGAAGTAAAAAATGCTGCAGATGTTTTTGTAAAAAGCCCTTTAGCGGTTTTTGGAAAAGATGCCGCCTTGATATTCAATTCATTGGTAGTTTTTTTTTCCTTTTGTTCGCTGTTTTACATAGAGAAGAGAAACCGTTTCAATTGCCGCATCTTTATCCCAATGTTCCTGGAAAGTATCATTTATGCATTTCTTCTTGGTTATGGGTTGTTGTTTTTGGTGTACCGGTTTTTACCGTTAGCTTCTACAGGTATTGGTACAAAGGGTTTGGCGGGTGGTATTATCATCTCTCTGGGTGCCGGAGTATATGAAGAGATATTTTTTCGGCTTCTCTTGTTGAGTGGTCTCTGTTTTATCTTTATAAAGGCAGGGAGATTGAGTCATTTTCTGGGGACTTTTCTTGGCATTGCGGTATCTGCAGCTGTTTTTTCTGCAATGCATTATATAGGAGCAACAAGTGACTGTTTTTCGACTCATAGTTTCTTGTTCCGTTTTATGGCGGGAATTATCCTGGCCACAATCTTCGCAGTGCGTGGATTAGGTATTGTCGTTTATACCCATGCTGTTTATGATGTTTTAGTAGTATTGAGGGTTAATACCTAA
- a CDS encoding undecaprenyl-diphosphate phosphatase, which yields MLLKSIILGLVQGLTEFLPVSSSGHLVLSKNFLDLSTQGVIWEISLHFSTLLAVFGVFHKDIALMIKSVCVSTKKVFCGDKFIDVYRNDFHTRLFVLLIIGTVPTAIIAILFKDQFEQLFGKPVLVGFMLIITGTILWFTKWSCKAGREKKDLGVIRSLLVGAVQGLAITPGISRAGATIAAATFMGVDRETAARFSFLLSIPAILGAMATMVNNPIALGRGELSFLLIGSAAAAISGYISLRLLIKIITIGKLHLFSYYCWTVGLFAVFCFL from the coding sequence ATGCTCTTAAAGTCTATAATTCTGGGTCTTGTTCAGGGACTAACAGAGTTCCTGCCAGTGAGTAGTTCAGGTCATCTGGTCCTCTCAAAAAATTTCTTGGATTTGAGCACTCAAGGGGTTATTTGGGAAATATCTCTGCATTTCAGTACCCTTTTAGCGGTTTTTGGAGTTTTTCATAAAGACATAGCCTTAATGATAAAGAGTGTCTGTGTTTCAACAAAAAAAGTATTTTGCGGCGACAAATTTATCGATGTCTATCGAAATGATTTTCATACACGTCTTTTTGTTCTCTTAATCATAGGAACGGTACCAACTGCCATTATCGCAATCCTCTTTAAAGATCAATTTGAGCAATTATTTGGTAAGCCGGTATTAGTTGGTTTCATGCTGATTATAACGGGTACAATACTCTGGTTTACGAAATGGTCTTGTAAAGCTGGTAGAGAGAAAAAAGATTTGGGTGTTATCAGGTCGTTACTAGTCGGTGCTGTACAGGGGTTGGCGATAACTCCCGGTATATCAAGGGCAGGTGCAACAATAGCTGCAGCTACTTTCATGGGAGTTGACAGAGAAACAGCAGCCAGATTTTCCTTTTTACTGTCAATTCCTGCAATTCTGGGGGCGATGGCAACAATGGTGAACAATCCAATAGCGTTAGGTAGAGGTGAGCTTTCCTTTCTTTTAATTGGAAGCGCTGCTGCCGCAATATCCGGATATATTTCTTTACGACTTCTCATAAAAATAATTACAATCGGTAAACTTCATCTGTTTTCATACTACTGTTGGACAGTTGGATTGTTTGCTGTTTTCTGTTTTCTATGA
- a CDS encoding bifunctional nuclease family protein — MELSRIMISENSDHQIIVLKEKDGQRSFPIVIGLHEAWAIDRAVKGIPTPRPLTHDLLTNVITQLCGGILRIEVSELKNNTFYAKIIVNKNGSNLEIDSRPSDAIALAMQNSTPIYVSQKVLDEVCKWESL; from the coding sequence ATGGAATTATCTAGGATAATGATTTCAGAAAACAGTGATCACCAAATAATTGTGTTAAAAGAGAAGGATGGTCAGAGGAGTTTTCCAATCGTTATAGGACTGCATGAAGCATGGGCAATCGACAGAGCCGTAAAGGGGATACCTACACCACGGCCGCTTACACACGACCTGCTCACAAACGTAATAACGCAATTGTGTGGCGGTATCTTAAGGATTGAAGTTAGCGAATTAAAAAATAACACCTTCTACGCTAAAATAATTGTGAACAAAAATGGGAGCAATTTAGAGATCGACTCAAGACCAAGCGACGCAATAGCCCTGGCTATGCAGAACAGTACCCCTATTTATGTATCCCAAAAAGTTCTTGACGAGGTATGCAAATGGGAAAGCCTGTAA
- a CDS encoding AMP-binding protein has protein sequence MNIPERIENLQLDVPEFFNYAEDVLDRWAEDPSKLALWWIDDTGREIKKTFAQLCNESRKVCNMLRSQGLQRGDTVIVILPRLIEWWVINIACLRMGAVICPGTPLLTSKDILYRIQKSNAACLIADNVAASKVKSTINDYPNLKCQFVVGNPDDGWLDYNRMREGFSDRYETEHTKASENAILFFTSGTTGHPKLVVHTHSSYAIGHRITGAVWLGLKGNDLHWNMSDTGWAKAAWSSFYAPWNMGSAVFVHHTSYFNCGKTLDILARYPITTLCAAPTVYRMLVMRDLKKYTFHSLRDCVAAGEPLNPDTIESWHKATGIIIRDGYGQTETVLLAGIFPHISPRYGSMGKTAPGFDIQIIDENGTILPADKEGDIAIRVKPQRPVGLFKEYWNDPDFTAGVYRGDWYVTGDRAYKDKDDYFWFVGRADDVILSAGYRIGPFEVESALLEHNTVAESAVVASPDKLRGESIKAFIVLKAGIEPDERLVKELKDHVKKVTAYYKCPKKIEFVKSLPKTASGKIRRVLLRENEYAE, from the coding sequence ATGAATATACCAGAAAGAATTGAAAACCTGCAACTCGATGTACCGGAATTTTTCAATTATGCAGAAGACGTTCTGGACAGGTGGGCAGAAGACCCCAGCAAACTTGCCCTCTGGTGGATTGATGATACAGGCAGAGAAATCAAAAAAACTTTCGCCCAGTTGTGTAATGAATCCCGCAAGGTCTGCAATATGCTCAGATCGCAGGGATTACAAAGAGGTGATACCGTTATCGTAATCCTTCCCCGATTGATAGAGTGGTGGGTAATCAATATTGCCTGCCTGCGGATGGGTGCCGTGATCTGTCCGGGAACACCTCTTCTGACATCAAAAGACATTTTGTATAGAATTCAGAAATCAAATGCAGCCTGTCTTATTGCGGATAATGTTGCCGCATCAAAGGTCAAGAGTACAATTAATGATTACCCCAATCTGAAGTGTCAGTTTGTTGTCGGAAACCCAGACGATGGATGGCTGGATTATAATAGAATGAGAGAAGGTTTTTCAGACAGATATGAAACCGAACATACCAAAGCCTCCGAAAACGCAATTCTTTTTTTCACTTCAGGGACTACAGGTCATCCTAAACTGGTGGTCCATACCCACTCTTCATACGCCATAGGGCATCGGATTACCGGTGCGGTCTGGTTAGGATTGAAAGGTAACGACTTGCACTGGAACATGAGCGATACCGGATGGGCCAAGGCTGCATGGAGTTCATTTTATGCTCCCTGGAATATGGGAAGCGCAGTGTTTGTCCATCACACTTCCTACTTTAATTGTGGAAAAACGCTAGATATACTTGCCAGATACCCGATAACGACACTATGTGCAGCACCAACTGTATACAGAATGCTGGTAATGCGGGATTTAAAAAAATATACATTCCATTCTTTGAGAGACTGCGTGGCCGCAGGAGAACCACTCAATCCCGATACCATAGAAAGCTGGCATAAAGCGACAGGCATTATTATCAGAGACGGATATGGCCAGACTGAAACTGTTCTGCTTGCAGGAATTTTCCCCCATATCAGTCCACGATACGGATCAATGGGAAAAACAGCACCCGGATTTGATATTCAAATCATTGATGAAAACGGCACCATATTACCTGCTGACAAAGAAGGTGATATTGCCATAAGGGTAAAACCTCAACGGCCTGTTGGCCTTTTCAAAGAATATTGGAATGATCCTGATTTTACCGCAGGCGTTTATCGGGGTGATTGGTATGTAACAGGAGACCGTGCATACAAGGATAAAGATGATTATTTCTGGTTTGTTGGACGCGCTGATGATGTAATATTATCTGCAGGATACAGGATAGGACCTTTTGAAGTAGAAAGTGCCTTGTTAGAACACAACACGGTTGCAGAATCTGCCGTTGTGGCCAGCCCTGATAAGTTACGCGGAGAATCAATCAAGGCGTTTATCGTTTTGAAAGCAGGTATTGAACCTGACGAACGCCTGGTTAAGGAACTGAAGGATCATGTTAAAAAGGTAACCGCTTATTACAAATGTCCTAAAAAAATTGAATTTGTAAAAAGCCTTCCAAAGACAGCCAGCGGTAAAATCAGAAGAGTTCTATTACGGGAAAATGAATATGCAGAATAA